CTATTGGCACAAACTCTAGAAACCCTTGTGCCTTTAAGTATTGTACTACTATTCTCCAGCTCTTATAACTTGGATGAAGCTCTTTGAAGCCCCTCTTGAAAACTTTCATTAAACATATCCCTGGGGATTAAATTACTTCAACTTCTTTTTCATGTAAAAGAAAGAGGTGCATGCTGGAAGTTTGACTTAATTTTTCATCTTCAGATCTTTAAGAGTTCCGCTAATAAGCCCAACAGTATCTCCTAAGTCCTACCAAACATATACAACCAATCAGATACTATGTCAAATTTTTTAACATCATGAAGCTTCTTATATGCAAAAATCATGTAAGCTTGACCAAACCTGGTAAGATAAACTACATAATTCTTCAAAAGTTTTATTACCAGGGGAAGAATGACAACTTTCACTTCATATAACCTACAAATGCACTATTTGAAAATAAACATGTGCCTGTTGCTTCAAAGTAAAGCCTAATCCTTAAAAGGGTGCCATTATGAATGATGAATCCTCCATGGCTGGGATCTGGGAGGATCAAATCTATTCAGCCATACCCCTGTAATGGAAAGAGGTTGTTTGCACAATTAGAGACATTGCACCTAGGGTGATAATAGAGCAACTTGAATATGATATTAACTCTCAATGCATAAACCTAATCTTGATGCCAgtgatattgaaaaaaaaaaactgaacaaGTAAAAGAAAGCTGATCAGAACAAGAGAGTATTTTCACATTAGACCACAGGAATTTTCTGGTTAATGTTATGATTTATTAATTCAaacatcaaaaaattattaagttGTGAAATAAGCATTATTAAACACTCACAGTGAGAAGGCCGATGAACTTGAATGGTTCCATGTATTGTATCCATCACAATCTAGTTTCTCAGGGAATATTCCTTCAAATCTTTTCAAACAGAGCTCCAAATGAGGTTTGGGATTAGACTTGCACATAACACCAACATCATGAACTGCTATATCAGAAAAACCACTTTGAACAGTAGTACTGTCTCCAGATTGAAATACACCCTGTGGTTGATTATCAATCACCTGGATCAAATCAACAAGATCCCTAGATGTTATGTCACGGTGACATTGCCAGCCATTTGTTGCATTGGTGATACTGTTGGGGTCCAGGCATTCGTTTTGTGTATCATCTATATTTTCATTGGATGCTGTGCATAAACATGTTCTAACAGGATCAGTTTATCTCAGTTCATAAAGCGCCAGATATCATAAAAGAAATTTGAAACATGGAAAAATAACACCATTAGCTGCATTTTCTTACCAAATGATGCATTATCAAATTGAATATTCTTTCCATCATCCAGAGTTGTTGGTGCATGAAGCTTTTGCTGATTAAGCTCCATTTGAGTACTCTCAGCTTCCACATCTGAGCTTGTACAAGAGCTCTGCATAAGAGGTGGCAAATTGTGCAGTGTGAATGTAAAACTCCAGTTTTCGAATCAACAGTCAAAACATTGTCAGAACTGAGAAGCATGCAAAACTACATTAAGATGATGGCATGTATTTTATCAGTGGAAACTATTCTATAAAATATATGAGCAATCTAGTCTTTACAAACAGAACAAAATCCGAAGAAACAAAATGGCAACTgagattttcataaaaaaatatctcCTTTTGAACTTGAATAGTCATTGAGCTACCAAAACAAATACAAGGTTAAAAAAATTTACTTGCGAAATCTCCAATATAATTTTTGATAATTAAGCAATAAGTAGAAAAATTTTTGATTAATAATTTCATAATAACAAAAGAATCTTTCCAAAAAGTATAGTTATATAGATGCTGCTGACTGCTTAAGTTCTCACCAGAACAAATGCAAATCTTATCATATATGCTAGACATTAAAAGTTAAGAAAGTATGAAGATTTCTTACTTGAGCATCACTCATTTGCTCCTTGCACTCCTTATTTGCCTGTATTATACCTAAATTCTCGGTAGAATGTTCTTCTTTACCAGACTGAGCTGTCAGTTTATGCTTTGCATCACAATTGACTTGAATCTTATGAATGTCATCCTGTTCACTTGCCTTTTAGACAATGCAATTATGCAAAGATCAATATATGCTCAAATAAGGACCAATATGAAACTAAAGCCACACGTTAATTTAGAGGAGATAATGATAACTAAGGATGTAAATGAATCTTACAATTTGCCTTCTCCAGACATGCTGCCATAAATTCCTCAGCTCATTCTTGCGAAGTGGTTTGGTAAGAAAGTCAGCTGCACCTTTCAACATGCATTTGAAAACCATGCTGGTAGAATCATGTGAAGACATCACTGGATGAATCAAAGGAAAGTGTTTATTTGTGGCAAAAAAAATTACTGCTAAGAAAAACTTCTGAAGAACAATAGAAGTAGGAAGTCAAAAATCAATTGCATCATACTTATGACAGGAATGCTCTTGAAGGTGTTGTGATCCATCATCATGGTGAGAAGGCCAAACCCAGAGATTGATGGCAAGTCAACTTCAGACAAAACAAGGTCTATAGTCTGGGGTTTTTGCTTCAATGTGTTCCATGCCTTTAAGCCATCTGACGTTGCAGCAACTGGTGAATTCCAAACAAAGAAATTCTAAGAAAATGTGAATCGTTCAAATGTTAATATACCTTgaaaatgaaaagcataataCACTTTACCAATGGAACTACAAAATGAAGGACCTTAAAAATATGATTACTGGCTTATTGCATCATAAAATACTAAAGCAAGCAGTAAACATTAGTTAGTTAATCTGAAAGATTAAGCATACAGCTGAAATATATGTACAATGCAGAACCAAGAACCCACGTCATGTAAGGATCTGTAAAATAAACATTTGCAAGGCATTTATATGCTTTAATGTGACACATCCGATAGAACTCCTATATTGGCATGGTCCTAATTACTCTAGAAAACCTAATCTCATTTTTTCACATATACTAAGCACATGATATCTAGCAACCGAAGATAAAATGAACCAATATGACTCAGCTTTCTACTTCAAACTGATATTTTTCCAAATATCAGTGCCTCTTCAATGAAACTtttggtttcattgaacttaCTTTAATAACCCTCTCTAACTGCAATACAAAATTCAAGGATTAATGCAAAGCAAGAGTCTACAAATTCATCAAGTAATCATATCCAAACAGAGTCTCGATATGTAAAATTCCCCAGAGAGTCCCATCGGAACAAACATCAACTTTTCCCCCTCTAAGAAGTCTTTATTGCATCTGATCAATGTCAATACAACCACATAAGTGGAAATTCTGCAGTTGAGTTCAACAAATCAACTCTATAAGCAATTCAATTTTACTTAAGcttgaaaaaagaacaaaaaattgaGCATATATAATTATCGTCACCAGTGAACCACCACAAAAGTAAATGAAACATTTCCGTCAGCAAATGGTTTCTCAATTCCACCCATTTCAGAAAAGTATCATTCCAAATGAAGTTTCTAAGACCATAACGAATTGCAAAAAATTGAACCTAATATACTTCCAAATTCCAAAGGCCAATTGAGAGAAAAATAAACACTTTGGACTCAACcacaagaataaataaataaataaataaataaacataaacTCCCCCATCTTTTCACTTAAATTGGTAAGAACAGACATACTAATGATGGGGATCACGTCAAAGCATCAAAGGATCAGTGGAAGAAGCGAAAAAAGGGATCCCAATTACATATGAAAGAGGAAACGAACCTCTGTAGCCACATTTCCTAAGGAGGGCCGCGATGATCCGCCTGGTGGAATCGTCTCCTTCCACGAGCAGCACTCTCACCGGCATCTTCGGCAAGAATCTGTCagccccctcctcttcttcccttctcccttccCTCTCCTCTCTCGCCCCCATTTTCCTCTTCTTCAACGAAGGACCAGATGGAAAAGAGGAACCGAAGGACCTATTTACCACTCATCTCATTCTCTAGTGCGTGCGGTAAGCGATGCCGCAGCAATCCGCTCCTCCGCCACAACCAAATCTGCCACGCGAGAAAATATCTTCCGTTTCCCCCCATCTTACTGGCGGGCCAGCCACGTCAACGAATTCCCTCGGTTGCCGCTACCCGAGCCTCGCGGGGCCCGGATTACGTGTTTCGAGAAGGGCCACCCGTTCGGATTCTTCTTCCGTGCATCCGATTCGGCCCGGAATCGGTCGACCACGAAACGAAACGTGTCAACAGTGAAAGATATTTCGGGGAAGACGCGTGGCGGATCATCATTACACGGGGACCGTGCGATGGAGGTTCGGCTGCGATCGCGGAGCAAGTTTTAGCATCCGTATCCCGCGGATGTTAGTGGGCCGTCAAAGGTGGAGCCCGAGGAGACGAGGAGCGGCACGCGGTGGAGCAGGATTACTTGCAGCGTGCGTAGGGGAACATCCAGGGGCGTCGCCGTCTGCCTGAGGGACGTCTCTTCGGCATAAGAAACGAGCGTGTGATTGGCTGTGGCATCTCATTTTTCCCAACCCATTTGATATTTGGGTCATTTTACTTAATAAAAAAACCTTATGGAGTTTTGCTAGAACACtcttatatttttcatatatgtcAATTCGATTTGGTCAGAataatttatattgattgtttCGAATCGGATTGAATTTTATTAAATCTATGAACGAGTGTGACTCGAGTGTAATCAAAATTTTTTcatcaaattaattaattaatttatttttctaaaattgctatatataatttaaagtatttaatattatttttttaatttcttgtgATTTTAGGGTGAATAAATTTTTAGAGAAATTTTTTTGAGTTGAATCAATGATCAAATGTAACCCGTTGTATTTTTATCAAATCAATTCAAACTTCTCTAAACTACTAACATGAGATGATAATAATATGTTTggcataatttttaaatttttatatgaatgtagagtcattaatttttttaaatatgatgcTTTTTGACTAAATTTATGATCGAATGTAATTCTTTaaattttcatcaaatctatCTAAACTTCTCTCAACTACTAAAGTGAGAttctaatatatttatttatttttctaaatttatataaatttaggattattgatttttgaaattTGATATTATTGTGTTGAATTTATGATCAAGTGtaatctatgtatattttttaaaaattttactaaATATATCTAAACATATTACTAAATATTAGCATATAGTAATATGCTAATATGTTTATTAtcactttttttatatttttttttatgaatttatggtaatttttgaaataaaatattttttgttaaatTTATGATCGAATGTAACTTTTTGAACTCTTAACTAAACCTATCTAAACTTCTCCAAAACTATGATAtgctaatatatttattattaattttttttctatttttacatgaatttagagtaattaatttttaaaaaataagatatttttatattgaATCTGTGATCAAGCGTAACTCAAGTGAAATTTGAGTTAATTTTCATCAAATCAATCCAAATTTTCTTAAATCTATTAACATTTAGTTTTAAGATATAtaacattattatttttatttttcatgagtttaggGTGATTAagttttgaaaatgatatttttggaTTGAATATGTAATCAAGCATAACTTTTAAGTTTTTAAACTTCTCTGGAACTACTAACAAATTATTATTATGAGATATTTAGCATAATATTTCTTATTTATGATGAActaagaataattttatattaaaaaaataaatagttaAGACTTTTATCGAACTAATCTAACTTGGTTCATGTCAAATAAATATGTTTCACCCAAATAACCTGGAGTCAACTAGGGTTAACGGACAtcgattatcttttttttttattttataaagagTGCTTTAGTCATCATACGAAAAACGAGTACCCttaataaaatctaaatatgGAGGCACCACATGCAAAAACCCTATTATCGAAAGCGTTTTTTTAGATAAATTGCTcttattattttattactttttttctttataaattttttttactatgttaattttataattttaaagataAAAATTATTACATATATCCTTTGTTTCATTTCAGTTGAAAATGTTCCAAATAAAAGATGCTTATATTTTGCATCTCACTTCATGAAAAAACAAAACACAAAAATTCTCGCTTCCACTAAATGGATTGATCACCATTTCTTTTTCCATCGATTTTATTATGGTATTCCCAACTTTCTAAACTTTTTCGATCAAATAAATTCTGAATTCTAAAATCCAAAATCTTACAGAATAATCAAAGCAGTCGGGCGTGCTGATCCATCAACTGTGTCGACATCAGCAAGGAATCTGTATTTATATGACCAAttctgaattatatatatatatatatatatatatatatatatatatatatatatatatatatatatatatatatatatatatatatatatatatatatatatatatatatataatacttttgAGTGCATTGACTTAGTTTTCAAAAGGGGAAACATTATCATCAATTAATAGATCAAATGGACATTAATTAATTAGACAAGATTGTGCGCGATGACGTATCCAATTTGTGTGTTGACAAACATCTaacataaatttatataataGTAATTGCCAAAACCTACTTTCTTTATTTTTACCCCTAAAAAAATGatcctatttttattttttttccaaatgATGTCCCTTATTtccaataatataaaaaattattcatgtCAACCGTAACAAGATATTTTTTTTGTAAGTTTTGAAAACATCATATTAATCGTAGATAGTtacaatgtttttatttggctcaattataatattaatcaatagaattatagtgtttttgttaagttattgaaaatattataaataattgaaGTTGGTTTATTTGAGATTGTGAGTCCATTTATATCAtttaattatgatttaaaatatttttattatgatagtaTAATAAATCAATTTTTAGTTCCATTGAAACTGATAAaaggtttttttttatattattcgaAACAAAGGAAAATACCGAAAAACGAAAACAAAGGATAGTttcgaaaaacaaaaacaaaaagggaGAGAAAGTAAATACTGTTCCGTAGCtgctgtaaataccttccaacaaCTAACTATACGAAGGCGATCACAATTACACCACCGAAAATGAACAGTACTGCGTCGTCGAGTGGTTGCCAAATGCACATATGCAATGGCGACAGCCTCCTCATCCTTCGTTGCAGATGTTGATTTGGAACCATTAAAGAAGTACATATATAATTCACGCCGGTTAGCAGTCGGTATCACATGACACAGA
The DNA window shown above is from Musa acuminata AAA Group cultivar baxijiao chromosome BXJ2-4, Cavendish_Baxijiao_AAA, whole genome shotgun sequence and carries:
- the LOC103980639 gene encoding two-component response regulator-like PRR95, coding for MGAREEREGRREEEEGADRFLPKMPVRVLLVEGDDSTRRIIAALLRKCGYRVAATSDGLKAWNTLKQKPQTIDLVLSEVDLPSISGFGLLTMMMDHNTFKSIPVIMMSSHDSTSMVFKCMLKGAADFLTKPLRKNELRNLWQHVWRRQIASEQDDIHKIQVNCDAKHKLTAQSGKEEHSTENLGIIQANKECKEQMSDAQSSCTSSDVEAESTQMELNQQKLHAPTTLDDGKNIQFDNASFASNENIDDTQNECLDPNSITNATNGWQCHRDITSRDLVDLIQVIDNQPQGVFQSGDSTTVQSGFSDIAVHDVGVMCKSNPKPHLELCLKRFEGIFPEKLDCDGYNTWNHSSSSAFSLYNSRTVLPPLLIQKNSGSRSSGQNCTEPLLNYKDSSENMEETKSPAVEPPVQCTPLRVIPLPLPVGSMPLCSGYDTATQHMIYQPSGHHFWSTSSSSWMEGIIQTNSLNQPCQGIQNSMQGDLPDGNNSRSSSYHSAQNQEHMELDEQRHVSSVAGESVGGIVCNGEGSHLNISECSSVPDGTTGCTSTTNTLRPMTVRLTDQGKLTCEGTKPINCSMSQREMALNKFRQKRKDRSFEKKVRYHSRKLLAEQRPRVKGQFVRHAKLYPRPTTLAAGGLLSQNVPRDLTNVAALT